A region of Macrobrachium nipponense isolate FS-2020 chromosome 7, ASM1510439v2, whole genome shotgun sequence DNA encodes the following proteins:
- the LOC135217564 gene encoding putative nuclease HARBI1 yields MLRLQVELLLLCGSLDGKHIAIKKPKGGGSLYFNYKKFHSIVLMALSDAKYKFLFINVGAEGGARDGGTWQKCNLARAIANNRAGLPQDRNLPNDDEPIPFHMVADHASALNTWLMKPYSHQSQDPTERIYGYRLSRACRVLENAFGLLQMRW; encoded by the coding sequence ATGCTTCGCCTCCAAGTGGAACTACTTCTATTGTGTGGGAGCCTGGATGGGAAGCACATCgcgatcaagaaacccaaaggtggaggatcactgtatttcaattacaagaaatttcacagcatcgtcctcatggccctctccGATGCAAAGTACAAGTTCCTGTTCATCAACGtcggtgcagaaggaggtgctagggatggaggaacctggcagaagtgcaacctggccagggccatcgcaaacaaccgagcaggactcccacaagacagaaatctgcccaatgacgacgaacccatccccttccacatGGTCGCCGACCATGCCTCCGCTCTCAATACGTGgttgatgaagccctactcccaccaatcacaagatcccaccgAACGAATATACGGCTACAGATTATCTCGCGCTTGTCGTGTGTTGGAAAACGCATtcggcctgctgcagatgagatggtgA